AGAGCAAGGGCAGTGATGTGGGCCTGGAGGTAGTGGATAATGCCCTGCTGGCCCTGCAAGGTGAGAGCTGGGCTGGGTTGGAGCTCACCCTTGCCTTCCTGGCTTTATCCATAGCTTAGCACAAAGCTGTGGCAGAGGGAAGGTGTGGATAATGTGATATTTGTGTGCCATTATGAAGTCTGGTATCCTGCCCTCCCCCAATCCACCAAAAGGCTCTGTGGGTTGGGGGCAAGAGTGATTTCTCCTTCCTGCAAAATATGGAAGAGCAGCTTAGTTTGTTCTGGTCCCTGAGTAAAGATTGTGGCCCAGCTTCAAGGGAACTGAGACCTGGACACCTGGTCACTGGTTCCCTGGGCCCAGGCCCCACCACGTCCCAGGTGCTGCAGGCTGGCGTGGGAGATGACCTAAAGAAGCTGCCCTTCATGACCAGTGCTGTGATGGAGGTGTTTGGTGTATCTGGCTGCCGTGTGACCCGCTGTGGCTACACAGGGGAGGATGGTGTAGAGGTGCGTTAAGCAGTGGGCACAGGGCAATACAGGGCAGAGGATTCTGGGGGTCACCTGCTCACCTACTCTGGTTTCCCGTGCAGATCTCAGTGCCAGCAGTGGAGGCGGTCCGCCTGGCAACAGCTCTGCTGGAAAACCCAGAGGTGAAGCTGGCAGGGCTGGCGGCCCGCGACAGCCTGCGCCTGGAGGCAGGCCTCTGCCTCTATGGGACTGACATTGATGAACACACCACGCCTGTGGAGGGCAGCCTGAGCTGGACATTGGGTGAGCTGGGCTGGCACTTAAGGGTGGGATCTTGAAGTTTGGAGTGACCCTTGATGAGACCAGAGACCAGACAACCCTTCACTGCTCCCGAGGTTGTATAGACTGGAGCATGTGACTTGGCCCTGAGCTTCTGTTGCCTGGAGGTGCCAATATGGCTTTGCCCATTAGAAGCTAAGGACCCTGGGCAGGCTGAGGTAGGCAGCATGGCCACCCAGACCAAGGGTCAGGAAATGGGTGGCTGACCAATTGCAGTGTAGGGGAGGAAAGAGTCCTGGGGGAAGTCCTAGTGAAGGGACTCACTAGGACTCAATGCTTGATGGATGTCATTTGGAGTTTGTAGCTGTGGCCAGGGCTCCTATGGCCTGTGCTTAGTTCTGGTGTGTCATGTTCCAGGGAAGCGCCGCCGAGCTGCCATGGATTTCCCTGGAGCCACGGTCATTGTTCCTCAGCTGAAGGGCAAGGTGCAGCGGAGGCGTGTGGGATTGATCTGTGAGGGAGCCCCAGTACGGGCACATAGCCCCATACTGAGCACTGAGGGTACTGTGATCGGTAGGTGGACTAGAGAAGCTGGGGAGGTCTAGTCCCTTCCCCAGAAGGGTGGGATTGCTGGGCTGGGAGTGTGATACTAATGCAGGATTTACACCTGGCTAGGTACTGTGACCAGTGGCTGCCCTTCTCCCTCCCTGAAGAAGAATGTGGCAATGGGTTATGTGCCCTGTGAATATAGTCGACCAGGGACCCTACTGCTGGTAGAGGTGCGACGCAAGCAGCAGGCAGCTGTGGTCACCAAAATGCCCTTCCTTCCCACAAAATACTACACTCTCAAGTGAGGATGGCTAAGGGCAGGGCCCACTCCCCAGAAGCCTTGCCCTAGAGGCCACACTATAAATGGTTAGTCAGGAAGCTGAGGCAGAACACATTAGGGGCTGGCTTTGGTTGTCTGATCGGGGGTAAGGGGGTGGGGCACACCACCTATCCTCTTCCTTCCCCCATGTCACTCCAACTTCAGGACCCCGTTTATGAGCCACAGACCAGCTTACCCAATGTCCTGGCTCAGTCCATGTTCCCACTGACCCCATTCTTGCCTGCTGGAGGGCTGTGAGAATCTGGTCTCTCTACTCTGCCAGGTTCCGATTGTGAAACAAAGCTCACCTTTGTGGGGAGGCTAAAGCTTGCCCAACCTACCTCTCTCAACGCTGTTTCTCACACTGAAAAGGGCTACTACACTGGGCAGTGTGGGTTCAGGCCACCTCCTTCACTTTACTTTCAACATAAATACAAACTGCTGCCTCTCCCTGGGTAGGAATGATGCGTGACTCAGAGGGTTGGCCCAGGAGGGCTGCTGTGTCTGTGTATAAacttggggaaggctggggaaCATGGACTCACTCTTCCACATTCCTGAGTTGGCCCAGCCTCCTGCCCAGTAGCAAACTAGGCCAGGCTCAGATCACTTGTCCCGAACCTCAGGGCTGCTTTAAGGCCAGGCCAGGCTAAGTCAGGCAGGTCTCCTCCTGGACCTACCTTATCCTTATCCTGGGCTGATCTTCATCCCTGGGGCCCCTTACTGAACTCCACTGACTcctgaaaaaattaaatgagctgCTTTCTTCCCTGCTTACTGTAGTTTCTTGTTTCATTGTGCTTTATCCACAGGGCTCCTGGGGTGCCAGCCCAATGTTTACCTTCCCAGCCTTCATGTCAGGCTTGGATTGAATTTCTCTGAATAAGGGCTTGGTTTCTTAAGAAATGACAGCTGTAGCCCTGATGGGTACCCAACCACCACTCCTCATGGGAGCTAACCTTACCATCCCATTTCTGCAGATCATTGCATTTTGGGTACCCAGAGGCAACAACTCCCCCATGTGTTCCCTCTCCAGTTTTCCCTGTGCATGCACACCCTCGTCGGTCTGAATAACCAACACAATGATGCACGTCTGTGTTTAATAAGCTCCATCCTCAGTTGAGCCTGGGGTGGAGATGTGAGACTGATTgtttgggggtggagggtgggcctGAGAAGACCATCACCCGGCTAGCCAGAAGACATCTCTGGAGTGGGTATGTGTACATGAGTTCAGTGTAGCCCTATTTCCAGTGCACCTCTGTGGCAAAGAGCCCAAGCTAAGGGTACCAGATGGAAATGTAATATCAAACAGAAGAAGCAGGTAGCAGAACACTGAGGTAGTCAGTGGCCTGGCAGAGGCAGGAAGTGGTGTGGCCAGTAAGAGGGAAGCAGGTCCAGAGCCACACTTTCAGGAACTGGTGTTTCTGTGACTGTCTGCCACCCACATCTTTGGAAGCTTCCCTGGCCCATCGTGAAGGTGGCAGGCCTGCTTGGCCTGTGGCTCTTTGCATTGAGAGCTTCTAAGGGCTGAGATGGTGCTGGTGGGGAGGAGCTAAGCCTGTGGGTTCCTAGGATGAGGCCCCCATTCCAAATCAAGGTGGGAAGTGATGAGACTGCTCTATTCTAACTGCTCAGTACCTCCCAGTAAGGGCAGGGTGCAGGCCCAGAATCCCATGGGTATccagtggtgggggtgggaggccaTGTGAAGGCTTGGCCACTCGGCTTCTTTCAAGAATTCAGCTTCCTTTGAGATGGGTTGAGAGGAACACGAGTAGTACACTTGGGAAGTAACAATTTCCTTTGTCTAACTCACATTAAAAGGGCCAGGATGTTTGGTGCCTTCATTTCTGGATGGTGTCAGCTGCCCCTGCCATGAGGCCTTTTATCTGAATGGCCACTAAGTAACCATAGAGTATAAGGCCTGGCCCAAACTAGGATTCCGATTCCctgccaacaaagaaaaaaatcaaagaaatccaGGAAAGGAAACCCAGGGCTCGAGGAAGAATAGACTTCCCTTATAAATTCCAGAACTGATAAGTCTCAGACTTCTCAGGGAGAAAAACTTGTTTGGGGTTATACCCCAGGGGAACGGGAAGAGGGACAGGAGAAAGCCAGGACCAAAAATGGGCTGTTAGTCTCCCAGAGGCGTCTCTCAAGTTCTGATCCTCGAGAGAGGTGGAGGCAAACTCTTCGCTGGCCCAGTGCCTACAGCTGATGGAGGCAAGGCCCAGGACAGCAGGGGCCCAACACTGTAAGCACTGGGGTCCTCCCAGCCCGCAACCTGGAGATGCTTGCAGTTGTCCTAGGGCCTGGGCAGTAGCAGAACCCAGTGAGGGAATGTGCCCCTGGAGACCCCTCTGCTGCCTTCCCTTATTCCCTGTGGGTTTTGAGAGGTTCATTTGCTGCTGCTTCCCTGAAAGTgatggagagaaaaaataaggggTTATTCCACAGAAGCAGAATAGTCCCTGAGACTGATTCTCCCCAGCTCCTTCTTAGCTGAGTTGAGACTGGTAAAACTATACTATAAGGCTTCACTGGCCACTGAGGTCCAGACCTTTAATGCCTCACAGGCCCTAGAGCCCATATTGGGCTCACCACTTTTCCCCTGCAGATCTGTTCATTCTTCTGGGAACACCCCCACCTCCTTACCTCCTGATGTTACAATGGTGCTGCCATCCTTCCCCAGTTGCTCAAGACAGAAACCTGGGCAGTGGCAGGCTTCCTAACTGGCCTCTTGCCCTCACTCTTAAATCCTTTCATTTACTAGCCATGATGCAGGCAGTTCTAAAGGCAAATTAGATGAAGCCATGGCCTTGCTCAGTACTTCAGTAGTTCCCCAGACCTTGGGATAAGGGGCCTGCAGGTCATTCCCCTATTTGCCCTTGGAGCAAGTATCATGGCCTTGTCAATTTTTCCAATATGCCATCTGTGTTCTTTCTTCTGGGCCTTGTTCATTTCATTATCTCTGCATGATATACTTTATATCCCTCCAGCCTTTACCCTCAGCTTAGGTGTCTTTCTTtggagaagccttccctgatagTCCTCAACCCTACACTCTTGTCCTTCCCTTTAAAATCTCTGGCTCTCCCAGTGAACAGAGCCCTGTCCTCTGGGCTAAGCATAGCCTCTGCCATGTGATAGGGCTGAATGAATGCCCTGATTAGTGAGTTCATGTTTCATAAGTCAAGGAGACTGACCCTGATGAAGACTGTGCTTAGGACAGAGGCCCCTGCGTTCTAAGCTGAGGGGTTTGCAGTAAAGTGAAATCCAACGGAACTGCTACTTTATCTCTCtgaaattatttacatatttgttaaatgatgACAAAAATACCACCCATCCTACAGATTGGACAGCATGCTGAGAGTGGCTGTCCAGACCTGAATGTCACCCCAACTTGAAGCCTGAGCTCTGTCTGCAGACCTTGGAGCTTGATGCAGATGCCACTGAGCTTGTGAACTTCTGCCCTGAGAGCCCTGTTCCCAGAAAAGGATTGTCTTCTACCTGTCAAGCAtggtgatggggtggggatagatATACTCACCACAATGGGAAATGTGTGGAGCCATCAGGTGTGGATCCGTTCTGGCCGCCCAGACCTGGGGGCAGGAATACAGCCAGAGCTGCAGCCGGCTGGGGTTGTGGGGTTGTGGGGTTGTGGATCTGAGCAGGTATCAGCTCAGGTCAGGGGCTAGCCATATAGTTTGATAGAAAGTCCCTGGGGTGGAGGGGCGGGGAGAGTCCTCAGGGATTAGTGGCATTTCTTGGTGGGGGTTTTGGGAAACGGTTACAATATGATGGGTGGATAGGTGAGGATTCTGGTGTGAAATGAGATGGTGGCAAGGGTCAGGATATCACGTTAACTTCTGACGAGGCTCTTGGGAGACCAATGGTAGTCGAAGGTTCCGGGGAGCTCAATGATGCAGTCCGGGGCCGGGGGGAAGGGGGAGGCGACCGGCCCACGGAAATTGGTGGGGAGCCTCACCTGGGCGATGATAGAGCCCGGTCACCGTGCTCCCGTAGAACCCCCACGCCAGCTGGATGCCCAGGACACTTAACACCAACCACAGCAGCAGGATCTTGAAGAGGGTCACACGCGTGTCCTGTGCCTCCCACTCCCGCAGGAACTCGTTGCCCAGGGCGCCCAGCGCGCTCAGCACCGTGGTGGGCAGAGTCTGCAATGACTGCCCAGACCAAGGCTCCGCCATGACCGAACCGCACCCCACCTCAGGGACTGTCACCGTAGTCTCCACCGCGCAGGCGCCTGGTATTCCAGGGTCAGGCCCGTTAGTGCGCACGCGTACACCCAGGCAGGGAGGGACAGCCTACTTCGCTTGCGCGGAGAGTTGGCAGTTTGGGGCGGAGTACTAAAACCGCGCACGCGCACCTAGCCCCACCCTGCTTGCTTAAAGGATGAGTGACCCGGGGAGAATAAAATAGCAACCAGGTCTTTTATAGCCCGGTTGCTCCCGTGATGCCCCGCGCGGCAGCAATGATTGGTTAAGCGCTTTGCTCTTAGGGCGTGGACGCACTCCTGAGCAATCgcggctgagctgtgagtgcggGCGCGTGCGCGGGGCCGTGACTGATGCCGGATCGAGGCGGCTGGGTGCTCGGGGACGCGCACGTCGTTCCCCGCCCTCCCGCCGCCCgccagcccgcccgcccgcccgcccgcgcgTCGCTCGCGCTCCCCGCCCGTCGCCGCTGTGCTCCGTCGGTTCTCTCGTTAGTCCTCCCGGCTCTCCTCAGCGACCCGTCAGTGCCTCCAAACTTGCGACTCGCGGAGCGGCGTCCTTGGCGTGAAGAGACCGGAGTTGGAGTCGCCGCCCGAGGTAAGCCAGGAGGAGGAGGGTCCCCCTCCTGGCGCCGTGGCGCCCCGGCGCCGGGGACTCGCCCGGTACCCTTCCGGCCGGCTGCCGCCCCGCAGTGACCGCATCCCACCTGCTGCTCGCTGCTGGCTGCCTCTGGCCCCGGTTACCGGTCCGGTCACCGTACCCCGAGGCGGTGGCCCCACCCGTACAGGCCCCGGAAGCGCGCCCCACCGCCGCCCGCGCCCCTTCCCCCGCCTGGTGGGGCCTGGTGGAGCCCAAGTCGCCCGCCCTCTCGCCTCTCGCCCGCCCTCCCTGGCGCTTCCTCTCACTGCGGTGCGGGTTCCCTGCCCCGGACTCGGGCGGCCGCGCCGCGCAGGGCGGGGACTTTGGGCCGGGCCCTGCGACCGCGCTGTGTGGCTGGCTGTTTGCTAAGCGCGCGTGGCTGTCGGAGTTGAAATGAGAAAGTTAGTCTTTGCAACTccgttttgccttttgcatttaaTGTAAAACATGAATCACCGTCTTAAACTGCTTGAACTACTACTATGTTTtggataaatttctttttttaatgcagtattCTAGGAGACTGTGTAAATAAGCAATTGTATTGGAATCTTAGAGAGATATAAGATATTgtaagaaaaagatatttttctaGTTTGGAAAGACTTTTGATATAAACTATGGTGTAGTTGTATCAAAATAGAGTATTAATTTGCGACTTTGCTTATTTTAACTTACAACCTTGATTAGAAGTCATCTAAACATCTATTCTTAGTTGTCTATTGGATTCAATTACAGGTCGACTTCATTAAGTAACATTATTTGCACCCAAATCGGTTTAGTCGTAAGCCATGTGTATAGTTTATAGTAGAAAATTGACATCCTTTTAATGTCAATTAGTGTTGGGGAAGAAGGTAAAAaattccacttttattttttaatagttctgatttaaaatttttacctcTGTTTAATAGTCACTTGTTcggctctttttatttttaaaacagtttttttaaataaacgtTTCTTCGGGTGTGTCAAAAGATTATAGTCCTCTCTGCCAA
This portion of the Tamandua tetradactyla isolate mTamTet1 chromosome 15, mTamTet1.pri, whole genome shotgun sequence genome encodes:
- the AMT gene encoding aminomethyltransferase, mitochondrial isoform X2, which encodes MALVCRLHRLRATMWQLGSVVARLSSPLRVPCSAMGRLFSCAQDALYRTPLYDFHLAHGGKMVVFAGWSLPMQYQDSHTESHLYTRRHCSLFDVSHMLQTKILGCDRVKLMESLVVGDIAELKSNQDKVRELQSKGSDVGLEVVDNALLALQGPTTSQVLQAGVGDDLKKLPFMTSAVMEVFGVSGCRVTRCGYTGEDGVEISVPAVEAVRLATALLENPEVKLAGLAARDSLRLEAGLCLYGTDIDEHTTPVEGSLSWTLGKRRRAAMDFPGATVIVPQLKGKVQRRRVGLICEGAPVRAHSPILSTEGTVIGTVTSGCPSPSLKKNVAMGYVPCEYSRPGTLLLVEVRRKQQAAVVTKMPFLPTKYYTLK
- the TCTA gene encoding T-cell leukemia translocation-altered gene protein is translated as MAEPWSGQSLQTLPTTVLSALGALGNEFLREWEAQDTRVTLFKILLLWLVLSVLGIQLAWGFYGSTVTGLYHRPGLGGQNGSTPDGSTHFPLWEAAANEPLKTHRE
- the AMT gene encoding aminomethyltransferase, mitochondrial isoform X1 translates to MALVCRLHRLRATMWQLGSVVARLSSPLRVPCSAMGRLFSCAQDALYRTPLYDFHLAHGGKMVVFAGWSLPMQYQDSHTESHLYTRRHCSLFDVSHMLQTKILGCDRVKLMESLVVGDIAELKSNQGTLSLFTNEAGGILDDLIVTNTSEGHLYVVSNAACRDKDLTLMQDKVRELQSKGSDVGLEVVDNALLALQGPTTSQVLQAGVGDDLKKLPFMTSAVMEVFGVSGCRVTRCGYTGEDGVEISVPAVEAVRLATALLENPEVKLAGLAARDSLRLEAGLCLYGTDIDEHTTPVEGSLSWTLGKRRRAAMDFPGATVIVPQLKGKVQRRRVGLICEGAPVRAHSPILSTEGTVIGTVTSGCPSPSLKKNVAMGYVPCEYSRPGTLLLVEVRRKQQAAVVTKMPFLPTKYYTLK